The genome window GGGGTGGTCACGCCAATAAAAATACCATTGACGCCGAGGCCAATGGTATCGAAATGCTGAGGAAAAAAGCGTGAATCAGGCGGGCGTCGGGGCTTCCTGGAACGGCCGGGCGAGCAGCAGCCGGTTGATCTCCTCGCCGTCGAGGGTCTCGCGCTCGAGGAGCGCGCGCGCCAACACGTGGAGCTTTTCGAGGTTCGACTCGAGGAGCTGCCGCGCGCGCGACGCGCAGTCCGTCACGATGCGCTTGATCTCCGAGTCGATGAGGACGGCCGTCTCCTCGCTGTAGTCCTTCGGGCGCGACATCTCGCGGCCCAGAAAGACGTGCTCCTCGGCCTTGCCGAAGGTGAGGGGCCCCATCTTGTCGGACATGCCCCATTCGCAGACCATCTTGCGCGCCATCTCGGTCGCCTTCTCGAGGTCATTGCCGGCGCCGGTGGTCTGCTGCTGAAACACCAGCTCCTCGGCGGAGCGCCCGCCCAGGAGAATAATGACCTGGTTGACCAGGAACTCCTTGGAGTAGCTGTAGCGGTCGTCGGTCGGCAGCTGCATCGTGAGGCCGAGCGCCCGCCCGCGCGGGATGATCGTCACTTTGTGCAGCGGGTCGGCACCCGGCAGGAGGTAGGCCACGAGCGCGTGGCCGCCTTCGTGATAGGCGGTTGTCCGCTTCTCGGCCTCTGGGATGATCATGGAGCGCCGCTCCACGCCCATCAGCACCTTGTCCTTGGCGTTCTCGAAGTCGATCATCTCGACGGACTTCTTGTCCTGCCGCGCCCCCAGCAGCGCCGCCTCGTTGACGAGGTTTGCCAGGTCGGCACCCGAGAAGCCCGACGTGCCGCGCGCGAGGACCATCAGATCCACCTTCGGCGCGAGCGGGACGCGGCGTGTGTGGACCTTGAGGATCTCCTCCCGCCCCTTGACGTCGGGCCGCGCCACCACCACATGGCGGTCGAAGCGGCCGGGACGGAGCAGCGCGGGGTCGAGCACATCCGGGCGGTTGGTCGCGGCGATCAGGATCACGCCCTCGTTGGTCTCGAAGCCGTCCATCTCGACCAGGAGCTGGTTCAGCGTCTGCTCCCGCTCGTCGTGGCCGCCGCCCAGACCCGCGCCGCGGTGACGGCCCACGGCGTCGATCTCGTCCATGAAGATGATGCAGGGCGCGTGCTTCTTGCCTTGTTCGAAGAGGTCGCGCACGCGGGAGGCGCCGACACCGACGAACATCTCTACGAAATCGGACCCCGAGATCGAGAAGAACGGGACGTTGGCCTCACCCGCGATCGCCTTCGCGAGAAGGGTCTTGCCCGTGCCGGGAGGGCCGACCAGCAGCACGCCCTTCGGGATCTTGCCGCCGAGCTTCTGGAACTTGGGCGGATCCTTGAGGAACTCGATGATCTCGCGCAGCTCTTCCTTGGCCTCTTCCACGCCCGCCACGTCCTGGAAGGTGATCTTGTTCTGCTTCTCCGAGATGAGCCGCGCGCGCGCCTTGCCGAAGGACAGCGCCTTGGCGCCGCCGCCCTGCATCTGCCGCATGAAGAAGATCCAGACCCCTATGAAGAGCAGCATGGGCACCCACTGGAGCAGGTAGGCGTACCAGGGGTTGCTGTCCTCGGGCTCGACGGCGATCTTGACGCCCTTGTCCTTGAGCGCCTTGATCAGGTCGGGATAGTCGGCCGTGAACGTGCGGAACGTGTTGCCGTCGGCGAGCTTGCCGGTGACGGACTTGCCGCGGATCAGAACTTCCCTGACTTCACCCTGCTCGACGCGCTTGAGGAAGTCGGAGAAGATAAGCTTGTCGCGCGAGGGCTGGCTCGCCTGAAAAACGTTGAACAGGACAATGACGATGAGGCCGATCACCATCCAGAGGGCGAGGTTCTTGTAGAACGGCGAATTCATAGCGTTTTGAGTATAGCACAGGGGTCCAGAGGGCTACCCGCCAGAGGGCTATCCGGACCCCCGGTCATGGCTAGGCCCCCGGAAGGTCCTCCAGGACGTGAATGTCCGGCAGGCCGCGGTAGAGGCCACCCAGGTCGAAGCCGTAGCCGAGCACGAACCTGTCCGGGATGGCGAACCCCACGTAGTCGAGCGACACGTCGACCTGGCGGCGCTCGACCTTGTCGAGCAGCGCGCAGACCCGGAGGCTGCGTGGGTGCCGCGTCTCCAGGTTGCGCCGCAGATAATC of Candidatus Methylomirabilota bacterium contains these proteins:
- the ftsH gene encoding ATP-dependent zinc metalloprotease FtsH; translation: MNSPFYKNLALWMVIGLIVIVLFNVFQASQPSRDKLIFSDFLKRVEQGEVREVLIRGKSVTGKLADGNTFRTFTADYPDLIKALKDKGVKIAVEPEDSNPWYAYLLQWVPMLLFIGVWIFFMRQMQGGGAKALSFGKARARLISEKQNKITFQDVAGVEEAKEELREIIEFLKDPPKFQKLGGKIPKGVLLVGPPGTGKTLLAKAIAGEANVPFFSISGSDFVEMFVGVGASRVRDLFEQGKKHAPCIIFMDEIDAVGRHRGAGLGGGHDEREQTLNQLLVEMDGFETNEGVILIAATNRPDVLDPALLRPGRFDRHVVVARPDVKGREEILKVHTRRVPLAPKVDLMVLARGTSGFSGADLANLVNEAALLGARQDKKSVEMIDFENAKDKVLMGVERRSMIIPEAEKRTTAYHEGGHALVAYLLPGADPLHKVTIIPRGRALGLTMQLPTDDRYSYSKEFLVNQVIILLGGRSAEELVFQQQTTGAGNDLEKATEMARKMVCEWGMSDKMGPLTFGKAEEHVFLGREMSRPKDYSEETAVLIDSEIKRIVTDCASRARQLLESNLEKLHVLARALLERETLDGEEINRLLLARPFQEAPTPA